The following proteins are co-located in the Nocardia bhagyanarayanae genome:
- a CDS encoding NAD(P)/FAD-dependent oxidoreductase, giving the protein MTLVNADPEFVERVRMHQLATGQDLKRRLLTDVFAGTGVRVRLARVTAVDAERKIVDVVDADGPSEIAYDTLVYALGSAVNDFGVPGVAEHAYDLAGKQSAQRLRDRLAELAAGASVLVVGGGLTGIEAVTEIAEARPDLEVALAARGVLGDWLSEKAQRHLRKAFDRLGITVHEHTDIAGVQATGARTADGRTIPAQVTVWTAGFAVHPLAAATTLRVSETGQIVVDDTMRSVSHPDVYAIGDAAFAPGASGDPLRMSCASGVPTAYQAADAIAARLTGREVPRNSIGYTGQCISLGRRDAIVQWVTPDDQPKPSALTGTAAARLKELICKSAAWSISHPTSMLPSRRRRITGAPKTTVTTA; this is encoded by the coding sequence ATCACCCTCGTCAACGCCGATCCGGAGTTCGTCGAGCGGGTCAGGATGCATCAGCTGGCGACCGGTCAGGACCTGAAGCGCCGCCTGCTGACCGACGTTTTCGCCGGCACGGGCGTGCGAGTTCGGCTGGCGCGGGTGACCGCCGTCGACGCCGAACGCAAGATCGTCGATGTCGTCGACGCCGACGGCCCGAGCGAGATCGCCTACGACACCCTCGTCTACGCCCTCGGCAGCGCCGTCAACGACTTCGGCGTTCCCGGCGTGGCCGAGCACGCCTACGACCTGGCGGGCAAGCAGTCCGCGCAGCGGCTGCGGGACCGCCTGGCCGAGCTCGCCGCCGGCGCGTCCGTGCTGGTCGTCGGCGGTGGCCTCACCGGCATCGAAGCGGTCACCGAGATCGCCGAAGCCCGCCCGGACCTCGAGGTCGCACTCGCGGCCCGCGGCGTCCTCGGCGACTGGCTGAGCGAGAAGGCCCAGCGGCACCTGCGCAAGGCCTTCGACCGGCTCGGCATCACCGTGCACGAGCACACCGACATCGCGGGCGTTCAGGCGACCGGCGCGCGCACCGCCGACGGCCGCACGATCCCGGCCCAGGTCACGGTGTGGACGGCCGGTTTCGCCGTGCATCCCCTCGCCGCGGCCACGACCCTGCGGGTTTCCGAGACCGGGCAGATCGTCGTCGACGACACGATGCGGTCGGTCTCGCACCCCGACGTATACGCCATCGGCGACGCCGCATTCGCGCCCGGGGCGAGCGGCGATCCGCTGCGCATGTCCTGCGCCTCGGGAGTCCCGACGGCCTACCAGGCGGCCGACGCCATCGCCGCACGTCTCACCGGCCGCGAGGTCCCCCGCAACTCGATCGGCTACACCGGTCAGTGCATCAGCCTCGGCCGCCGCGACGCCATCGTGCAGTGGGTCACCCCCGACGATCAGCCCAAGCCGTCCGCCCTCACCGGCACAGCGGCCGCACGCCTCAAGGAACTGATCTGCAAGTCCGCGGCCTGGAGCATCTCGCATCCGACGTCGATGCTCCCGTCGCGCCGCCGCCGCATCACCGGGGCTCCGAAGACCACCGTGACCACCGCGTGA
- the sigJ gene encoding RNA polymerase sigma factor SigJ, which produces MLVGTHEVEVFENARARLEAIAYRLLGSASDAEDAVQDTFLRWQVADREFVETPDAWLTKVLTNICLNRLTSARAKRETYVGQWLPEPVFASDRMLGPADTVEQRESVSIAMLTLMERLSAKERVVYVLREAFGYSHGEIAEVLDLSESNCQQIYRRAKQHVATDRTRVAVDEAAARKIVEEFLAAALSGNTDSLVRLLTDDTISVGDGGGVVVSLPEPITGALRVARFLRRLFEPSADKWAMIGGRADMFAALVNGVPAVVIVVGDRVVGVIALEVTTEGIAAIHTQGNPAKLERATRHWVASEHGEPLVENW; this is translated from the coding sequence ATGCTGGTCGGTACGCACGAGGTCGAGGTTTTCGAAAATGCCAGGGCGCGTTTGGAAGCGATCGCGTACCGCCTGCTGGGTTCGGCGAGCGACGCCGAGGACGCGGTGCAGGATACGTTTCTGCGCTGGCAGGTCGCCGACCGCGAATTCGTCGAGACGCCGGACGCGTGGCTGACGAAGGTGCTCACCAACATCTGCCTCAACCGGCTCACCTCCGCGCGGGCGAAGCGGGAGACCTACGTGGGCCAGTGGCTACCCGAACCGGTCTTCGCCTCGGACCGCATGCTCGGGCCTGCCGACACCGTCGAGCAGCGGGAATCGGTCTCGATCGCGATGCTCACGCTGATGGAGCGACTGTCGGCCAAGGAACGCGTGGTGTACGTGCTGCGCGAGGCGTTCGGGTACTCGCACGGCGAGATCGCCGAGGTACTCGACCTGTCCGAGTCGAACTGTCAGCAGATCTACCGACGGGCCAAGCAACATGTGGCCACCGACCGGACTCGCGTTGCGGTCGACGAGGCCGCCGCCCGCAAGATCGTCGAGGAGTTCCTCGCCGCGGCACTGAGCGGCAACACCGACTCGCTGGTACGGCTGCTGACCGACGACACCATCAGCGTCGGCGATGGCGGCGGCGTTGTCGTGTCGCTGCCGGAGCCGATCACGGGCGCACTGCGGGTCGCGCGATTCCTGCGCCGCCTTTTCGAACCCTCCGCCGACAAGTGGGCGATGATCGGCGGTCGTGCCGACATGTTCGCCGCGCTGGTCAATGGCGTGCCCGCGGTGGTGATCGTGGTCGGCGATCGGGTCGTCGGCGTGATCGCCCTCGAGGTGACCACCGAGGGGATCGCGGCCATTCACACCCAGGGCAACCCGGCCAAGCTCGAACGCGCCACACGCCACTGGGTCGCCTCCGAGCACGGGGAACCCCTCGTCGAGAATTGGTGA
- a CDS encoding TetR/AcrR family transcriptional regulator → MGSRREQAEWRRERLLDAALDAFAAKGIDGTSVKDIAAAAEVTPGLLYHYFASKQDLVIALLRERGFSQQLRESLAQAGGRSAVEVVPQVMRKFDTLLADNAKLVALFLAAGRSHQPVRTAFAEFLTEGQSALAEYLRSRVEAGELRAHDPRTIATALFAPLAVAHSSGLVIDVEELAGLVLHGLVRSDADTPTEGNEDNAGS, encoded by the coding sequence ATGGGCAGCAGGCGAGAGCAGGCCGAATGGCGACGCGAGCGGTTGCTGGACGCGGCATTGGACGCGTTCGCCGCGAAAGGAATCGATGGGACCTCGGTCAAGGACATCGCGGCCGCGGCGGAGGTGACACCGGGCCTGCTGTATCACTACTTCGCGAGCAAGCAGGATCTGGTGATCGCCTTGCTGCGAGAACGGGGTTTCTCGCAGCAGTTGCGCGAATCGCTGGCGCAGGCGGGAGGGCGTTCGGCGGTCGAGGTCGTTCCGCAGGTGATGCGGAAGTTCGACACCCTGCTCGCCGATAACGCCAAGCTGGTCGCACTGTTCCTCGCCGCCGGTCGTTCACATCAGCCGGTGCGGACCGCGTTCGCGGAGTTCCTCACCGAGGGACAGTCGGCGCTGGCGGAATATCTGCGTTCACGAGTCGAGGCCGGCGAATTGCGCGCACACGATCCGCGCACGATCGCCACCGCTCTGTTCGCACCTCTTGCCGTCGCGCACAGCTCCGGCCTCGTCATCGACGTCGAAGAACTGGCCGGCCTCGTGCTGCACGGGCTTGTTCGATCCGATGCCGATACGCCCACGGAAGGGAACGAAGACAATGCAGGTTCGTGA
- a CDS encoding DUF427 domain-containing protein codes for MTEEQRGRVKVATSQKRVRAYLGGHLVADTDRPVLVWEIPYYPTYYIPVADVHAKLEPNGETTHSPSRGEATIYDVIVDGVTAPGGALRYHDSPLPELNELVRLDWDAMGEWFEEDEPVYVHPRDPYSRVDILASSRHIRVEIGGVVVADSHSPRILFETGLPARYYLPLTDVRLDLLQPSDTHSRCPYKGTADYWTVRIGDKEYPDIAWIYRTPLPESQKIAGLACFYNEKVDVWIDGVLEERPRSPFS; via the coding sequence ATGACCGAAGAGCAGCGAGGCCGCGTCAAGGTCGCGACCAGCCAGAAGCGAGTCCGGGCTTATCTCGGCGGGCACCTGGTGGCCGATACGGACCGCCCGGTGCTGGTATGGGAGATCCCCTACTACCCGACCTACTACATTCCCGTCGCCGACGTGCACGCCAAACTCGAGCCGAACGGCGAGACCACCCACTCCCCCAGCCGTGGCGAGGCCACGATCTACGACGTGATCGTCGACGGCGTCACCGCGCCGGGCGGTGCGCTGCGCTACCACGATTCCCCGCTACCGGAACTGAACGAGCTGGTCCGGCTGGACTGGGACGCCATGGGCGAGTGGTTCGAGGAGGACGAGCCGGTGTACGTCCACCCGCGCGACCCGTATTCGCGCGTCGACATCCTCGCCAGCTCCCGGCACATCCGGGTCGAGATCGGCGGCGTCGTCGTCGCGGACTCCCACAGCCCGCGCATCCTCTTCGAAACCGGCCTTCCCGCACGCTATTACCTCCCTCTCACCGACGTGCGCTTGGACCTCCTGCAGCCCTCCGACACCCACTCCCGCTGCCCCTACAAGGGCACCGCCGACTACTGGACCGTCCGCATCGGCGACAAGGAATACCCCGACATCGCCTGGATCTACCGCACGCCGCTCCCCGAGAGCCAGAAGATCGCGGGCCTGGCCTGCTTCTACAACGAGAAGGTGGACGTCTGGATCGACGGCGTCCTCGAAGAACGCCCCCGCTCCCCCTTCAGCTGA
- a CDS encoding NAD(P)/FAD-dependent oxidoreductase — translation MSTNNTHEIVVLGAGYTGLIATARLARYTRKLNTRITLVNPSPRFVERLRMHQVAAGQELTDFQIPELLAGTGVEFHRAAATAIDTAARAVTLDDGAVLHYDRLVYALGSTTDTSTVPGAAEHAWTLNDPLLAHHFSRRLPEIAAAGGTVTVCGGGLTGIEAAAEIAEAHPGLTVELVSAAEPGSMMGEKARAYLNRVLDRLGVVRTVGVKVTKVLPDAVRLDTGELVASDLILWTTGVRVSPLAAQAGIATDAKGLIITDPTLRSVSHPEIHAIGDAALVRQAWGQLHGTCQSGVVTADYTAAVIARLVRGKTVKPLRFGYFHQPVSLGRKDAVIQFTNADDTPNRWYLKGKAAVVYKEQVSGTPPVAAKLSRYVKLPVQLSKGGRATRKTA, via the coding sequence ATGAGCACCAACAACACCCACGAGATCGTTGTCCTCGGCGCCGGCTACACCGGCCTGATCGCCACGGCTCGGCTGGCCCGCTACACCCGCAAGCTGAACACCCGCATCACCCTGGTGAACCCCTCGCCGCGCTTCGTCGAGCGGCTGCGGATGCACCAGGTCGCCGCGGGTCAGGAACTGACCGACTTCCAGATCCCGGAGCTGCTCGCGGGCACCGGGGTGGAATTCCACCGGGCCGCCGCCACGGCGATCGATACCGCCGCCCGCGCCGTCACCCTCGACGACGGCGCGGTCCTGCACTACGACCGGCTGGTCTACGCACTCGGCAGCACCACCGACACGAGCACCGTTCCGGGCGCGGCGGAACACGCCTGGACACTGAACGATCCCCTTCTGGCGCACCACTTCTCGCGGCGGCTGCCCGAGATCGCCGCCGCGGGCGGCACGGTCACCGTCTGCGGTGGCGGGCTCACCGGGATCGAGGCAGCCGCCGAAATCGCCGAGGCGCATCCAGGTCTGACCGTCGAGCTCGTCAGCGCCGCCGAACCCGGCTCCATGATGGGCGAGAAGGCTCGCGCCTATCTGAACCGTGTCCTGGACCGGCTCGGTGTTGTGCGCACGGTCGGGGTGAAGGTCACCAAGGTGCTGCCCGACGCCGTGCGGTTGGACACCGGCGAACTCGTCGCCTCGGACCTGATCCTGTGGACCACCGGCGTGCGCGTATCGCCGCTCGCCGCCCAGGCCGGAATCGCCACCGACGCAAAGGGTCTCATCATCACCGACCCCACCCTGCGCTCGGTGTCGCACCCGGAGATCCACGCCATCGGCGACGCCGCCCTGGTGCGGCAGGCCTGGGGACAGCTGCACGGCACCTGCCAGAGCGGCGTCGTCACCGCCGACTACACCGCCGCGGTCATCGCCCGGCTGGTGCGCGGAAAGACCGTGAAGCCCTTGCGATTCGGCTACTTCCACCAGCCGGTGAGCCTGGGCCGCAAGGACGCGGTCATCCAGTTCACCAACGCCGACGACACCCCGAATCGGTGGTACCTGAAGGGCAAAGCCGCGGTCGTCTACAAGGAGCAGGTCAGCGGCACCCCGCCGGTGGCCGCCAAACTGAGCCGCTACGTGAAACTTCCGGTGCAGCTGTCGAAGGGCGGACGCGCCACCCGTAAGACCGCATGA
- a CDS encoding FAD-dependent oxidoreductase has protein sequence MQVRELRVQCCVVGGGPAGLMLGTLLARQGVEVAVLEKHADFLRDFRGDTIHPSTQELIHELGWLEEFHRLPHTKMDRVTVAVGGTPVTFADFRKLPVRSPYIAFMPQWEFLDFLATKAAGFPGFTLLRRTEASDLLIDEGRVVGVRANTETEIIEIRADLVVAADGRHSRLRDRAGLRAVAGSPPMDVLWFRLSRRATDHVEFFQGGKGALVAIDRGDYWQIAYTIPTNTYPELRALGIGELRHRISALAPALADRVDELGTWDDVHQLTVRVDRLDTWHRPGLLCIGDAAHAMSPAGGVGINLAIQDAVATANILGPKLLGHSLSDDDLAGVQARRELPVKLTQLFQLAILRDLYPKSLGDDTTAHVPPIFRVFRALPILRRATGRFIGLGIRPEHIADKVEP, from the coding sequence ATGCAGGTTCGTGAATTGCGCGTGCAGTGCTGTGTCGTCGGCGGCGGACCTGCCGGGTTGATGCTCGGCACCCTGCTCGCTCGGCAAGGGGTCGAGGTCGCGGTGCTGGAGAAGCACGCCGACTTCCTCCGGGATTTCCGCGGCGACACGATCCACCCCTCGACGCAGGAACTCATCCACGAACTGGGCTGGCTCGAGGAGTTCCACCGGCTTCCGCACACCAAGATGGACCGGGTCACCGTCGCGGTCGGCGGCACTCCGGTGACGTTCGCCGACTTCCGGAAACTGCCGGTTCGCAGTCCCTACATCGCCTTCATGCCGCAGTGGGAGTTCCTCGACTTCCTGGCGACCAAGGCCGCGGGCTTCCCCGGTTTCACACTGTTGCGGCGCACCGAAGCCAGCGATCTGCTCATCGACGAGGGTCGCGTCGTCGGCGTCCGGGCGAACACGGAGACCGAGATCATCGAGATCCGCGCCGACCTCGTCGTCGCCGCGGATGGCCGGCACTCGCGCCTGCGCGACCGAGCGGGCCTGCGCGCCGTCGCGGGTTCACCGCCCATGGACGTGCTGTGGTTCCGGTTGTCCCGCAGAGCCACCGATCACGTGGAATTCTTCCAAGGCGGCAAAGGAGCATTGGTCGCCATCGACCGGGGCGACTACTGGCAGATCGCCTACACCATTCCCACGAATACCTACCCCGAACTCCGGGCGCTCGGAATCGGCGAGTTGCGGCACCGAATCAGCGCACTCGCGCCCGCGTTGGCGGACCGGGTAGACGAACTCGGCACCTGGGACGATGTCCATCAACTCACCGTCCGGGTCGACCGACTCGACACCTGGCACCGCCCCGGCCTGCTGTGCATCGGCGACGCGGCACACGCCATGTCCCCAGCAGGCGGGGTCGGAATCAACCTGGCCATCCAGGACGCGGTCGCGACCGCGAACATCCTCGGCCCGAAACTACTGGGCCACAGCCTGTCCGACGACGATCTCGCCGGCGTCCAAGCTCGCCGCGAGCTACCGGTGAAACTCACCCAACTGTTCCAGCTGGCCATCCTTCGCGACCTCTACCCCAAGAGTCTCGGCGACGACACCACAGCCCATGTGCCCCCGATCTTCCGAGTGTTCCGAGCACTACCGATTCTGCGCCGCGCCACCGGACGATTCATCGGACTCGGCATCCGTCCCGAACATATCGCCGACAAAGTGGAGCCGTGA